A part of Anolis sagrei isolate rAnoSag1 chromosome 3, rAnoSag1.mat, whole genome shotgun sequence genomic DNA contains:
- the ADIRF gene encoding adipogenesis regulatory factor, translating into MSGKNIQGFAQQAERTMHDAANSLGKATQQGMNQVSEAGQKAVDQTCKRVQEGVDKATGEAANAISGLEKKIGLKK; encoded by the exons ATGTCTGGCAAGAATATCCAGGGATTTGCTCAACAAGCAGAGCGCACAATGCATGATGCTG CAAACAGTCTGGGAAAGGCCACACAGCAAGGCATGAACCAAGTTTCGGAGGCAGGCCAGAAAG ctGTGGACCAGACTTGCAAGAGGGTTCAAGAAGGTGTCGACAAAGCAACGGGAGAAGCAGCAAACGCCATATCTGGCCTTGAGAAAAAAATTGGACTTAAGAAATGA